In one Neobacillus sp. WH10 genomic region, the following are encoded:
- a CDS encoding acyl-CoA dehydrogenase family protein — MPYEPYFTEEHDQLRDMIRRFVEKEISPFIDEWEEEGIFPRSVFTRMGELGLLGLHYPELVGGQGGDYFSGLVLAEEMNKCGCGGLPMAIAVQTDMATPPIYKFGTKDQHERFLKPALKGEKVAAIGISEPNNGSNVMGIQTRARRVGDEWIINGTKTFITNGTRADFVTLVTRTSDDPGPNGISLFLVETNRPGFSVGKKLDKVGMRSSDTAELIFDNVRIPHENLLGEEGRGFYQIMWQLQGERMIGAAGAIGCAEHVYEMALNYAKTRSAFKQPIGNFQVIAHLLAEMKTQIEVCRELTYATAYRFSKGEVPSKEISMTKLAAAQMGHWVADRALQIFGGNGYMDEYPVERAWRDSRLARIGGGTDEIMKEIIAKQIGL; from the coding sequence ATGCCGTATGAACCATATTTTACAGAGGAACATGACCAGCTAAGGGATATGATCCGAAGGTTTGTTGAAAAGGAGATTTCCCCTTTTATCGATGAATGGGAAGAGGAAGGTATATTTCCACGGTCCGTATTTACAAGAATGGGTGAACTGGGATTGTTAGGACTGCATTATCCAGAGTTAGTTGGCGGTCAAGGAGGCGATTATTTTTCCGGTCTTGTCCTTGCCGAAGAAATGAATAAATGCGGCTGCGGAGGATTGCCAATGGCAATCGCTGTCCAAACAGATATGGCAACCCCTCCCATCTATAAGTTTGGGACGAAAGACCAGCATGAGCGCTTCTTGAAACCTGCCTTAAAAGGGGAGAAGGTTGCAGCTATTGGTATTTCAGAACCAAACAATGGCTCGAATGTAATGGGAATCCAAACGAGAGCAAGGCGTGTTGGAGACGAATGGATCATCAACGGGACAAAAACGTTTATAACGAACGGAACGAGGGCAGATTTTGTGACCTTGGTTACCAGAACTTCTGACGACCCTGGACCAAACGGAATCAGCCTATTCCTTGTGGAAACAAATCGCCCCGGATTCTCTGTCGGTAAAAAGCTGGATAAAGTCGGAATGCGTTCCTCTGATACCGCAGAACTAATATTTGATAATGTGCGTATTCCACATGAAAATTTATTAGGAGAAGAAGGCAGAGGTTTTTATCAAATTATGTGGCAGCTTCAAGGGGAGAGAATGATTGGAGCAGCTGGTGCAATTGGTTGTGCCGAACATGTTTATGAAATGGCTTTGAACTATGCTAAGACCAGGAGTGCCTTTAAGCAGCCAATTGGAAATTTTCAAGTGATTGCCCACTTGCTGGCAGAAATGAAGACCCAAATCGAGGTTTGCCGAGAATTGACCTATGCAACTGCCTACAGATTTTCAAAAGGTGAAGTTCCATCAAAGGAAATTTCTATGACTAAATTGGCAGCCGCTCAAATGGGTCATTGGGTAGCGGACCGAGCACTGCAAATATTTGGAGGCAATGGGTATATGGATGAATACCCAGTTGAAAGAGCCTGGAGAGATAGCAGATTGGCTCGAATTGGCGGCGGTACCGATGAAATTATGAAAGAGATTATCGCAAAACAAATCGGTTTGTAA